The Cryptosporangium minutisporangium genome includes a region encoding these proteins:
- a CDS encoding BlaI/MecI/CopY family transcriptional regulator, producing the protein MARLGELERAVMEVLWSADAPRTAREVADSLANRELAKTTVLTVLSRLESKGRVERCRDRWAHTYTPTATREDYIAELMDEALGDAADRTAALVRFAGRVSPEEAAALSGALDEALRRSGKASA; encoded by the coding sequence ATGGCCCGGTTGGGCGAGTTGGAGCGAGCGGTGATGGAGGTCCTTTGGTCCGCCGACGCTCCACGCACGGCCCGCGAGGTGGCCGATTCGCTGGCCAATCGCGAACTGGCGAAGACCACGGTGCTCACCGTGCTGTCCCGCCTCGAATCGAAAGGTCGCGTCGAACGATGCCGTGACCGATGGGCCCACACGTACACCCCGACCGCCACTCGCGAGGACTACATCGCCGAGCTGATGGACGAGGCGCTCGGCGACGCCGCCGACCGCACCGCCGCGCTGGTGCGCTTCGCTGGTCGGGTGAGCCCGGAGGAGGCCGCTGCCCTCTCCGGCGCGCTCGACGAGGCCTTGCGCCGGTCGGGCAAGGCCTCGGCGTAG
- a CDS encoding M56 family metallopeptidase, producing MLTTIAGLGIVAVLLIGPVPAALSRAAWVQREPRAVLVLWQALGLAAGLAAGGAVLAAALAPLAGSLPGALAAYWRSGDLSGGLDVVHLFLLGAAIGLFGWLLTMTAVSSWRATRCRARQRELVDLVSTPWPNRVSPARATGAGARLIEHPAAAAYCLPGPSSRVVITTGALSLLEPDELDAVLAHEHAHLAERHDLLLLPFAAWSEAMFGLAGTQRTRRAVAQLVEMLADDRACLGRDRAVLAAALARVGAAGASGVAPSGALGSTDLAVLPRVRRLLEPPAPSWWLRTLSYAAAAVTATSPFWAFALPLAVA from the coding sequence GTGCTGACCACGATTGCGGGTCTCGGCATCGTCGCCGTCCTGCTGATCGGCCCGGTGCCGGCCGCGCTGTCCCGTGCGGCGTGGGTCCAGCGTGAGCCGCGCGCGGTTCTCGTGCTCTGGCAGGCGCTCGGCCTGGCCGCCGGGCTGGCTGCCGGGGGAGCGGTCCTGGCGGCCGCACTCGCGCCGCTGGCTGGGTCGCTGCCGGGTGCGCTGGCCGCGTACTGGCGTTCCGGCGACCTCAGCGGTGGGCTCGACGTCGTGCACCTGTTCCTGCTGGGTGCGGCGATCGGGCTGTTCGGCTGGCTGCTGACGATGACCGCGGTGTCCTCCTGGCGGGCGACACGGTGCCGCGCGCGCCAGCGCGAGCTGGTCGACCTGGTGAGCACGCCGTGGCCGAACCGGGTCAGCCCGGCCCGGGCCACCGGCGCGGGTGCCCGGCTGATCGAGCATCCCGCGGCGGCGGCCTACTGCCTGCCCGGGCCGAGTTCCCGGGTCGTCATCACGACCGGCGCGCTGTCCCTGCTCGAGCCCGATGAGCTGGACGCCGTCCTCGCACACGAGCACGCACACCTGGCCGAGCGGCACGACCTGTTGCTGCTGCCGTTCGCGGCCTGGTCGGAAGCGATGTTCGGGCTCGCCGGTACCCAGCGCACGCGGCGGGCGGTCGCGCAGCTCGTCGAGATGCTCGCGGACGACCGGGCGTGCCTGGGCCGGGACCGTGCGGTGCTGGCCGCCGCGCTCGCCCGGGTCGGTGCGGCGGGTGCGAGCGGCGTGGCGCCGTCCGGGGCACTGGGATCGACGGATCTCGCGGTGTTGCCGCGGGTGCGGCGGCTCCTGGAGCCGCCCGCGCCGTCCTGGTGGCTGCGGACGCTGTCCTACGCGGCCGCCGCGGTGACGGCCACCTCCCCGTTCTGGGCGTTCGCGCTGCCGCTCGCGGTCGCCTGA